A window of Yoonia sp. SS1-5 genomic DNA:
CTGTGGCCACGACAGCCTGTCGGGCTTTACCCAGCGCGACATCACATCGTGGAAGCGCGAGGTCGCAGACCTGAGCGGTATTCGCTTTGCGGGCGTGTCCTAGGCGCATAGCCGACCTGTCAAAGTCCCATCTGGTGCATGCCGCATGGCACCCCCAGATGGGATAGGAATGGAGAAATCAAATGCTTGATACCTATACCATCCGCCAAGACGAGATGCCCCAAGAGATGCGGTTTCTTTTGGATCAGTACCCGCGCGATGCCTGGGACGCGCATCCCGGATTTAAGGAGAAAACTCGCCACTGGCTTGGCGCGCATCAGATGTTCCGCCGGGTCTCTGAGAGGGTCCGGCTGGATGCAGAGGCCCTGTTGAACAAGGATATGGCTCTCGACGATTATGCTGGGCGGCTATCTTACTACGGCGGTAATCTGGTCGGGAACTTGCACGGCCATCATGGCTGGCAAGATCACAGTTACTTTCCAGAATTATCCGCCGCCGACCCACGTTTCGATGCGGGATTGGAGGTGTTGGAAAAGGACCATGCCGATCTGGATCGCGTGCTGGATGACTTCACCCGGCAGGCCAACCGAGTCATCAAACTGGCGCATCTGG
This region includes:
- a CDS encoding hemerythrin domain-containing protein, which codes for MLDTYTIRQDEMPQEMRFLLDQYPRDAWDAHPGFKEKTRHWLGAHQMFRRVSERVRLDAEALLNKDMALDDYAGRLSYYGGNLVGNLHGHHGWQDHSYFPELSAADPRFDAGLEVLEKDHADLDRVLDDFTRQANRVIKLAHLDETQAREEAANVHKTSAVIESFLKRHLGDEEELAVPIILHHRLRG